From Canis lupus baileyi chromosome 16, mCanLup2.hap1, whole genome shotgun sequence, a single genomic window includes:
- the ST6GALNAC2 gene encoding alpha-N-acetylgalactosaminide alpha-2,6-sialyltransferase 2 isoform X3: MNPHCRRPLDLAIQRHPHFRALFDLSTPVLLSGSLFTQELWDSLSQHKAPYGWQGLSHQAINSTLSLLNGSESSQLFAASRKPLSSCIRCAVVGNGGILNGSRQGLNIDAHDYVFRLNGAVIKGFEKDVGNKTSFYGFTVNTMKNSLISYWNFGFTSVPQGPDLRYIFIPSDIRDYVMLRSAILGVPVPEGPDKGDSPGPTARTAAGPAPSPSLRSPTCPTTPRAALSTSFVGPRPQTYFGPEASARKFKLLHPDFISYLRERFLKSKLINTNFGDLYMPSTGALMLLTALHTCDQVSAYGFITSNYWKFSDHYFERVKKPLIFYVNHDLSLEASLWRDLHKAGILQLYQR; this comes from the exons AACCCGCACTGCCGACGCCCACTTGACCTGGCCATCCAGAGGCACCCCCACTTCCGTGCCCTGTTCGATCTCTCCACTCCAGTGCTGCTATCGGGGAGCCTCTTCACTCAGGAGCTCTGGGACAGCCTGAGCCAGCACAAAGCCCCCTACGGCTGGCAGGGCCTGTCCCACCAAG CCATTAACTCCACCCTGAGCCTCCTGAACGGCTCCGAGAGCTCCCAGCTGTTCGCCGCCTCCAGGAAGCCGCTTTCAAGCTGCATTCGGTGCGCGGTGGTGGGGAACGGGGGCATTCTGAACGGTTCCCGCCAGGGTCTGAACATCGACGCCCATGACTACGTGTTCAG ACTCAACGGCGCGGTGATCAAAGGCTTCGAGAAGGATGTGGGCAACAAGACCTCCTTTTACGGTTTCACTGTGAACACGATGAAAAACTCTCTCATCTCCTACTGGAACTTTGGCTTCACCTCCGTGCCGCAAGGACCG GACCTGCGCTACATCTTCATCCCCTCGGACATCCGCGATTATGTGATGCTGAGATCGGCCATTCTGGGCGTGCCTGTCCCCGAGGGCCCTGATAAAGGCGACAG CCCCGGCCCTACCGCCCGCACCGCCGCAGGCCCAGCGCCTTCCCCCTCACTTCGCTCCCCAACCTGCCCTACGACACCCCGGGCCGCTCTGTCCACTTCTTTCGTGGGTCCTAGGCCTCAGACCTATTTCGGACCAGAAGCCTCTGCCAGGAAATTCAAGCTACTACATCCGGACTTCATCAGCTACCTGAGGGAGAG GTTTTTGAAATCAAAGTTGATTAACACAAATTTTGGAGACCTATATATGCCTAGTACTGGGGCTCTCATGCTGCTGACGGCTTTGCACACCTGTGACCAG GTTAGTGCCTATGGATTCATCACAAGCAACTACTGGAAATTTTCTGACCACTATTTCGAGCGAGTTAAGAAGCCACTGATATTCTATGTCAACCACGACCTGTCCCTGGAAGCCTCCCTGTGGAGGGACCTGCACAAGGCCGGCATCCTTCAACTGTACCAGCGCTGA